From one Triticum aestivum cultivar Chinese Spring chromosome 4B, IWGSC CS RefSeq v2.1, whole genome shotgun sequence genomic stretch:
- the LOC123091138 gene encoding uncharacterized protein, which yields MLDRLNKNDARLTPFAAVYFCAAVTAMILGMVACKFPMSAPYSMSIAGHGAFHALLFMLLGLHFDTYIYHASAFLAIGCACVGGLLLLVYWGCSTEDPMVISFCVKHAKSAGSWICSFICSSWGKLVNKLQSYRTRDPANETTKQEGTESMQKLLIKDGVPPDV from the exons ATGTTAGATAGATTGAACAAGAACGACGCCAGACTAACACCTTTTGCTGCAGTATACTTTTGTGCTGCTGTTACGGCGATGATTCTGGGaatggtcgcttgcaagttccccaTGTCAGCACCATACTCGATGAGCATCGCTGGCCATGGAGCATTCCACGCATTGCTGTTCATGTTGCTGGGACTTCACTTCGACACCTATATCTATCATGCAAGTGCTTTTTTGGCTATTGGGTGTGCTTGTGTTGGAGGTTTGCTGCTTCTTGTGTACTGGGGCTGTAGTACTGAGGATCCCATG GTTATCTCCTTCTGTGTCAAGCACGCCAAATCGGCAGGTTCATGGATATGCTcatttatttg CTCCTCGTGGGGAAAGCTAGTCAACAAACTACAAAGCTATAGGACCCGGGACCCTGCCAATGAAACTACAAAACAGGAAGGAACCGAGAG CATGCAGAAGCTGCTGATTAAGGATGGTGTGCCACCCGATGTCTGA